AGCTTAGGGATCTTGGTTGCAGGAAAAGATCCACGACAATTTGTGCCAGGGTTTTATATACAGTTTGTTCGCTTTGATGGTGTGGACTTGACTGCCCCTATTCGGGATCAGAAGGATATCAGCGGTAGCCTGATGGACCTGTTACGTTACATGGATGAAGTATTACAAGCCAATATTTCAACGGCCACTGACATCAAAACGCAGTCTGTTGAAATACAACAGCCAGATTATCCAATTACTGCCTTGCAGCAACTTGTACGTAATGCAGTCATGCATCGCTCCTATGAAGAAACACATGCTCCGGTGCGAGTCTATTGGTTTCAGGATCGAATAGAGATCCAAAGTCCAGGTGGTTTGTTTGGACAAGTAAATCGACGTAATTTTGGTCAAGGTGTTACTGACTACCGTAATCCTCATTTAGCAGAAGCTATGAAGAATCTTGGCTATGTTCAGCGTTTTGGGATTGGCATACCCACAGCCCAGAAGGAACTGAAAAAGAATGGGAATCCACCCGCAGAATTTATTATTGAAGATTCATATATTTTGGTCATGGTTAGGAGGAAACAGTGAGCGCGCCGATCATTGCTTTCTTTAACAATAAAGGAGGTGTCGGAAAAACATCTCTTGTTTATCATTTAGCTTGGATGTATTTTGACTTAGGTCTTCGGGTTTTAGCCGCAGATTTAGATCCTCAGGCGAACTTAACATCGGCTTTTTTAGATGAGGACCGCCTAGAACAGGTTTGGGAAGAGGAACAGGGTTTTAACACTGTTTTTCGGTGTGTTAGGCCTTTGCTCAGGGGAATCGGTGATCTTGCAAATCCAGAATTAGAATCAATAGATGACGGATTAAATCTTTTGATTGGTGACTTGCAGCTTTCTGGATTTGAAGATGAGTTATCATCTCAATGGCCAGACTGTCTAGACGGAAAGGAAAGAGCATTCAGAGTAATCTCTGCCTTCTGGAGGCTCCTATCCAAGGCTTCGGCAAGCAGCAAGGCAGACATTGTTCTGATAGATCTTGGACCCAACTTGGGTGCCATTAACAGAGCCGCTCTGATATCTGCAGATTATGTCGTTGTTCCGCTTTCACCCGATCTATTCTCATTGCAAGGGCTGAAGAACCTAGGACCTACTTTGAGACGGTGGCGAGAGGAATGGAAGGAGCGGATTCCTAAAAATCCTGCTCCAGACCTCATGTTACCTGCAGGAAATATGCAGCCTATTGGATATGTGATTCTGCAGCACGGAGTTCGATTCGATCGACCGGTGAAAGCTTTTCAGAGATGGGTAGAAAGAATTCCAAATGTCTATCACTCTGATGTTGTTTACACAGAAAATGATAATGTTATTGATTTATCAAAAGACTCCAGCCGTTTGGCACTAATTAAGCACTATCAGAGCCTCATGCCGATGGCTCAAGCCTCTCGCAAACCAATTTTTCACCTGAAACCTGCGGATGGAGCCATTGGCGCTCATGTGGCAGCGGTTCAGAATGTATATTGGGATTTTAGAGAGTTAGCTCAGAAAATAGCCATCCGTGTTGGGGTGGACATACCTAGTACCGAAAGGCAGAAGTGAGAAGGCAGAAGGCAGAAAGGGAATTCCATGTCACATCAGGGTTTCTGCTTTAGCAAATAGGTGAGTTACTTATACCGCAAAGTACTAAGGCCTTGATCAAGAGTCTTTAACGAATTTGCAGCCAGCCAAAGAGCTTGCCGACGGTGAGGGATAGGGCGGCGGCAAAGGGAGGCACGGGCAGCACATCATCGGAGGACTCTAGAGAGGTGAGGCGTTTGTCGGGATCGTAGATTTGCACTAACCGTTCGCCAGGGTCGATGAGCCAGCCGAGCTGGCAACCGTGATCCAAACAATGGAGGATGTTACTAGCAACGCGGGTGGAAGATTGATCCGGGCTCAGGATTTCGATAGTCCAGTCGGGATGAGCGCTGAAGGTGTTGGCGATGCTGCCGTCTTCATTAACGGGGAGGCGTGCCCACTGGAATACAGCAATATCGGGAACAATGGAGCGTCCACTAAACGTGCAGCGTAGTTCGGGCAGGGCTAGGGCAATCTGGTCATCTTCTGTGGCGGTGTTGATAGCGCTCATTAGCTTCTGCTGTAGGCGACTATGCTGACCCTGGGGCATGGGTTTTTGGATGATCTGTCCATCGATATATTCGCGGGCAGGTTTGGTCTCTGGCTGTTGCAGAAACTCTTCCAGGGTGATGGATTGAACAGGCGTTTGCACCATCTGCCATTCCCGTCGGCTGGGTACATCAAATCCTAGATTCAATTTACAGCGTTTTTGAGGCTAGTGGGGTGCACGGATGACCATGAAACCCCTGATATCAGGAGGTAGGCTGTACCTCACCCAGCCAGGAAATGCTGTAAGAGATCAGGCGGTTGTTTGCTGGGGCAAAGTTTGAGCTAACTTGAGCAGGCCATCAATCGACAGGTCCTCGTCGATGGCAGGCCAGTGAATGCCATAACCAGAGGGGGAGACTTGATAGAGTTTGCGCTCGGCGTCCGAGGCATTTGCAAGGCGGCTGGAGGTTTGGGCAATGGGCAAACGGACAGTTTGATCATCGACGGTCAAGATCATCCAATGAGCTTCAAAATCGAGGCTTTGGACATTATGATGCTTATTCATGATTGGCTTCCAAAGTGAGTATTCCAAGCATCCACAATTTCATCGAAATGTTGCAAGATGATTTTGCGCACTTCACGAGTGTCGCGGCGGGACAATCTGTAGGCATAGGCTTCGCGGATATCGTACGACTCCACGTCGAGCCAGTACTTACATTCTGAATCACCTTTTTGAGCATGAATGTGGATGGGTTCATTGCCTTCGTTAGAGTAAAAGTGAAATCGCCACCCTCTTAGATAAAGAACGGTCGGCATTAGGCTACTGTCTCCGCTACCGTATCTTCTCAAGACGTTCAGGAATTGGCGAGGTAACGATAAACCTCTTCTCGCTCCTGCTCTGATAATCGCGTAGACCTCGCCCTGAATTCTGGATCGTGCTGCGCTGGGGTTCCCCTCCATCCTCTAGCTCCCTTATGCCCTCCGGGCAGGCAAAGCCTACGACTCCGCTCAAGGCATGCTTCCTCCCACAAGGGGCGGAAGGAGAACAACGATCTGCTGAGTAGACCTGACTCCCGTCATTCCCGCGGCGGCAGGAATCCAGAGCGTTAACCTTGGCAAGGAAACAGAACGCTCTCTCTGAATTCGGGTGGCGCTGCGCTTGCCCGGAATGACGGGACTCTCTCTTGCGGTAGGTTAGCTGCCTAAGAAAACTGCATTATCGTCATTCCCGTTGCCGCGGGAATCCAGAGCGTCAACCTTGGCAAGGAAACAGAGCCCTCTGCCTGGATTCTGGGTCGCGTTACCCTTCCTCAGCGCTGCCACACCTTAGGTTTACCCTGCCGTCCTGAACCTCACCGTTGATGGCGG
This portion of the Halomicronema hongdechloris C2206 genome encodes:
- a CDS encoding DUF2442 domain-containing protein produces the protein MNKHHNVQSLDFEAHWMILTVDDQTVRLPIAQTSSRLANASDAERKLYQVSPSGYGIHWPAIDEDLSIDGLLKLAQTLPQQTTA
- a CDS encoding Uma2 family endonuclease; translation: MVQTPVQSITLEEFLQQPETKPAREYIDGQIIQKPMPQGQHSRLQQKLMSAINTATEDDQIALALPELRCTFSGRSIVPDIAVFQWARLPVNEDGSIANTFSAHPDWTIEILSPDQSSTRVASNILHCLDHGCQLGWLIDPGERLVQIYDPDKRLTSLESSDDVLPVPPFAAALSLTVGKLFGWLQIR
- a CDS encoding DUF4160 domain-containing protein; the protein is MPTVLYLRGWRFHFYSNEGNEPIHIHAQKGDSECKYWLDVESYDIREAYAYRLSRRDTREVRKIILQHFDEIVDAWNTHFGSQS
- a CDS encoding ParA family protein — translated: MSAPIIAFFNNKGGVGKTSLVYHLAWMYFDLGLRVLAADLDPQANLTSAFLDEDRLEQVWEEEQGFNTVFRCVRPLLRGIGDLANPELESIDDGLNLLIGDLQLSGFEDELSSQWPDCLDGKERAFRVISAFWRLLSKASASSKADIVLIDLGPNLGAINRAALISADYVVVPLSPDLFSLQGLKNLGPTLRRWREEWKERIPKNPAPDLMLPAGNMQPIGYVILQHGVRFDRPVKAFQRWVERIPNVYHSDVVYTENDNVIDLSKDSSRLALIKHYQSLMPMAQASRKPIFHLKPADGAIGAHVAAVQNVYWDFRELAQKIAIRVGVDIPSTERQK